GAAGGCCAAGGCGGCGGCGCCGGCCAGGGCCAGGGAGCGGAGAGCGGGGCTGAAGAGGATTCGGTTCATGAGTTCTTCCTTTCTAGGCCGGCAACTCCGGCATGGGTTCATGTGTCCCTCATAAGATATCCCGGAACCGGGCTACAGTCAATCACTAATCATGTATATGATAACACCGTTTTGGGGTTTAATTGGGCTAAATTGATTAAAAATGGGGATAAATGAGATCGATATTCGAATTGTTGCTATGAAAACCGATAACGGAAAGGGAGTCCGTGTTAAAGTTCTCGGTACCATGGATGGGGAAAAGGATAACGGATGGGAAGGGTTGGCCGCGACCGGTTGGCTGGGAGGTTTCTTGGGAAGGCGCGGGCTGACGTTTCGACGCCGGTCCGGGCTAGGCCATCGGCCCATGTCATCGACCGAAGTCTCCGACCGGGCCGGTCGATTTCAGGGCAATTTGCTCTGACTGATAGGAACGCCTTGGGCGGTCCATTTGGCATGGTAGCGGCGGACCTTCCCGACCTTGTCGGTATCGGTCACGTCGGCCTCGATGATCTTGTCCAGGAAGGTTCCGATGGCCCGGGCGGAATGCCCATTGGCCAGGGCGGCGGACAAGTCCAAGGCGCCGTTGATGGAGAGTTGGGCCGACGGCACCGCTTGGGACGGGGCGAAGGTGAACGAGGTCGTTACCAGGGAATCGTTCTTGTGCCAGGTGGCTTCGAGACTGTAATGCAGGAGCTTGTTGTCCGCGAAGCGCTTCGGCTCCCCGCCCAATTCCACCTTGTACTTCGCCGTCTTCGACACCATCTTGGCGCCGTCCGGGAAATCGGTTTGCACGGTCACCCAGGCGGTATCGCCGGGCTCGAAGGTGCTGTCTTCGCCATTGCGCACCCCGCGGACCGAGAAGACGACCTTCTTCCCGTCCTTTTCGGTGCGGGTTTCATGGAAGGAAACCGGATAGGTGCGGGATTCGTCCTTGAAGAGGATGGCGCGCATGCGTTGCACGATCAGGTCTACCGTGGGCCGCCCGGACGGGTTGGGGGTCTTCTGCTTGAATTCCACGACTCCGGAATCGCCCGCGCCCCAGAGGACCCCGTCGCCATCGGCATCGGTGATCTCGAAGGACTCGGTGGTATCGGGCGCGGCGCCGTCCACGGTGCGGGTGCGCGCGTAGGCGTAGAAGGCCGGGCGGGCGCCCGCTTGCACGTCGAACTTGCCCTCGGGCGAAGCCAGCACGATGAGCAGCTTGTATTTGAAGCCCGCGGGAAGCAAGGCGGGAAGCTTCTGCAGGAAGATGGCGCGATCGAAGCCTCCGGCGGAATCGGTGTTCTCGTAGCGGAAGCCCGTGCGCCGTCCCGTGGCGATGAGGGTTTCGGCGCCTTTGGATTCGAGCAGGACCCCCAACGCGGGTTGGCCGGCGATCAGGTTTCCGCCATAGCGCCAGGTGACGGTGTCGCCTTTGAGTTTGAATGCGGTCTCGGTTTGCCGGATGAGGCGCACCACCTTGAGCGTAGCCGTGTCGGAGAGGTCCCAATACAAGGTATCGGAAAGAGCGGCGTTAGCTGCTCCAGCGGAGCCGGCGGTCGCGCTGATCTTGCCTGCCGCTATCTTGGGCGCGGACGGGATCGTATCGGGGTCTACCACCAGGGACTCGGCGTCGGCGAAGGTAGGCAGGCTGGAAGGGATGACGGAGAACTGGTCCCAACCGGTATGGTCATCGATATGGGTGGAGGCGGCCGTTCCCAAGGTCACGGTGTTGGGGAAATCCTGGGCGCCCCCGGCGACCTTCTCGTCGGTGGAGAAGATGCAGCCAATGGCGCAGAGGACCGCCGGGATGGAAAGGATGCGGAGAAGGGGCTGCAAGGAGCGCATAGGCTATTTCCGCTTCTTGGTTTTGGGGAAATACTGGATGGACAATTGCATCAACGATTCCGGCTTACCGGAGTCGCCCGCCACGATATCGAGGACCTCCCTGCGGAAGCGTTCGATCTCGCCGTGCAAACGCTTGCGGGCATCCACGCTCACCGAAAGCAACAAGGTGGAAACGTGGCGCTCATCGGTTCCGAAGCGGAAGGGAGCCTCGGCGGCTTGCAGAATCCATTCCCGGTTGAGGCGGCGCACCAAGGCGCCCATGGTCACGGGCGGCTCCACGAAGGACTCGGTCACCAGGTACCGCCCGTCGCCCCCTTGTTTGACCAGCTCCCACTCGCATAGCTCCCGGATATACTTCTTCAAGGCCGCCGGAGCGATGGGCGGATCGAACACGGCAGCGAAGGCTTCATAGTCGCCGCGGAATTCGAAGGCATGCAAGGCGCTGTACACCAGCGGATAATGGAAGTCCTGGTAGTACTTGACCAAGTGCGGGCTCACGCGCGCGAAACGGCTGCGATTGCGGCGGTACAGGATTTCCTGATAGATCTCCTGCCGCTGCGCGTCCTTCTTGGACTGCCCGAAATCCACCAACAGCTTGAAGAATTCCCCTTCCGCCTCGTTCAACCCGAAGGCGGCCACGGTCTTCTTGATGGCGTTGTCGCTCAAGGTCCGCTTCCCGAGGATCACGTCCAGCAAATACCCCGGATTGGAAATCCCCGCATCCTTCGCGAAGCGCCGATAGGAATACTCGCTATCCTGCGCCTTCTTCCACGCGAAGCTCTCTTTCAGGAAAGCCCGGAAATCGTCATACCGATACACGTTCGGCGGCGACTCTTCCTCAATATGCGGCTTGGCTTCCATGGCGTAGATCGCTCCCAAAAGTAAAGATGCCACATGACCCGGTGGTAGTCAATCAATTTTTAAGATAGTGATAACGATTTATTTCAATTATACGGCAAAAAATCCCATTATTTGGTGATTTTTTGGGGATTTAAGTATTTGAAACTATTAATAATGGATAACAGGAGATGCTTGCGCTGCCCCCATCTGCGCTCATCGTCGCCTTACGGTTCGATGTATCGCCAGATTCCGGCGGACCAGCTACCGCCAACGAGTACATATTTGCCAATCGATGCATCATAGGTCACTGCGGTAACCTTTGGCCCGTTGGTCATACCCGCCGGCACCGCCGAAGTCGCCCATACGAAGGATTGTCCATTGCTATCGCCCACCTGAAAGTAGGGATTCTGGTAAGCATTTGTCGCGCCGTTGCAACTGGAGTACACATGATTAGGCGTTCCGTATACGCTCCCACCGCTGAGATCCTGACCGACATGGGTCCACGTCGCTCCCAAATCGGTGCTGCGCGATATCCCTTTGCCTTCTTTCGCATTGTCACCGCTGATGTATACGACACCACCCGCGCCCGCCTGATAAATCTGGGTCCCTCCATGCGCATGCTCGTTGCTGGAGACTTTGGTCCAGTGCGTTCCGCCGTCGGTCGTTCTGACCGTTCCTGCAGAGCCGTCTTGCACCTGCGCGATGGCAATCCAGGTTGTTCGCGTGGTGGCGGCGCTGCCGGTATTGATGAAGAACGGATACCACGAAATCCCCCCATTCATGTCTCCACTCGCATCGTGCCACGTGACGCCACCGTCCACCGATTCCGCAACGCCGCTTTGCTCATGAATCCCGGTGATGAGATGGTTCGCGTCAAACGGGTCGACTTGCGGTGAGTACGGATCGCTATTGGCGTTTCCGCCAAAGGGGATCGCGTAGTTGGCCCATGTTACACCGCCGTCGGTGGATTTGAAAATGCCCGAAACGCCGTATCCCTGGCATGCCCACATTGTCGGCGGAGTATTCGGATCGCGATTTGGATTGAGGTCGATACATTCACCCCACGCGCGGCCGGCGTCCATCACGCCGGTTGCGGTGATTTTCGTCCAGTTTACGCCGGCGTTGGTCGACTTCCAAACGCCTTGATAGCAAGAAAACGCGTAGACATCATTAGGGCGAACCGGGTCGGCAAGGACATCCATCGCCCCGAAGTTCTGGCTAGTCCCGTGAAAATCGAAATCGAGCGTGAAGCCTGCCGGAGTAACATTGGTCCAGACACCGGTTTCGACGGTAAGGGGTAACAGTTTGATTGTCCCGACAGCGCTCTGCGTATTGGCTACGCTGATCTGCCTGCCCGAGTAACCAGTCGCGTTGATGTAGAGCGTGTAATTTGCGCCGACCTTTGATAAATGGCTTTTTGATGATACCGCGAAAAGGGCGGTCTGGCTTGCGTTGCCGCTCTGCAGCAAAGAAGCAGGATAGATCCGCGATCCGTTCGCCAGGTAACTTTCGATACTCACCGTGGAGAGCGGGGTTATACCCGAAATCGAGATTTGCTTTTCATCAAGGATGATTTTCCCTTGCGCGGATTGACGGGTGTTTCGCGACAAAATGCTCGTTGCCGTTCCGGTAAGCGTGAAGATTCCATTTGCTGCTGTTGTCGTCGAGAATTGCGGGAGCTCGAGGAGCTTGACCGAAGCGCTTGCAATGGCCTGCGATGTGGAGCTGTCAACAACGGTGCCTGCGATATTTACCGTCTGGCAATTTGCCGACGCATTTATGAGGATTACAATTGCGGCCGTGAATACGAATTTTTGAGGGAATATAATGAGCCTCCGTTGAGAAGGGCGCCGACCAGGATGAGGATCCCTCTTAAGGTCTTATATTGAAAAGATACCCCGATGTTGACCTATATCCCCAGAATAACGGGAAAAAAACAGTTGTCTGATATCACTTCATCATCCCTATCGGGGGCAGCCATGATGCGGTCCCGACCGCCAGTACCGCATTCAATACCGATAACGACTTAAGGCCCTCCCGACGCAGTTAACGGGTCATGCGCGGGTCAGCCAGACCGGGCCGCGATCGCGGCTGATGCGCGTGAGAGACGGACGGGCTGCGGGGGTGCGTGGCCGGCGAGTTACGAGCGTCACGGGCTGGGGAATGGAATCGTAACCAGGGAATCGAAAGCCCGCACACCCACAAGAAGGACCGCGAAGTCTATTGCGGGCATCCATTCCCCAGACCGTGGATGGACCGCAATTGCGGAAAGCGAGTAGCCGAGCCGGCCACGCACCCCCGCAGACCGGCCGGCCCTAAAGATCAAGCCACGCTCGCGCCAAGAACCTCGCCGCGAGAACGAACCTTAAGAGTGCGCCAAGCGAGCCCTAAAAATATTCCTTGAGGACTTTCTTGTTCGCCACGAAGTAATCGATTCCGGAAAGAAACGTCACCAAAGTCACGATGCTCATCAGCGCATAGGGGGTATACGCCCAGATATCCGGCCAGTAGGGCGTATGTGGCGCATAACGCCGTAGCAAGGTATCCACGATCTCCAGCACCAGGATGGTGATGATGGCCACCCCTTGCAGCGCCGTCTTCCATTTCCCGCTCCGGCGCGCGTCGATGGTCACCCCGGAAGCCGCGCCCAGGGTCCGCAGGGTTTCCACCGTGGACTCGCGGAAGAAGATGACGGCCACCATCCACACCGCCGCGTAACCCGAAGCCAGGAAGCAGAGGAAAATGCCCATGTTCGAGATCTTGTCCGAATAGGGATCCAAGTACTTGCCCAATTGGCTGACCTCGCCGCGTTTGCGCGCCAGGTAGCCGTCGAGACCGTCGCTGATCACGAAGAAGATGGCCAATAGCGCCGCCAGGATCTTGAAGACCAGATGGTTGTCCTGGTAGACCAGGTTGTTGTCGTAGAAGAAGACCCAGATGAAGACGGGGGTGAGGAGGATGCGGCTGAAGGTCACTTGCGTCGCGAGCGAGACGGGCTTGCGCGATTGCGGATCGCGGTAGTAGAAGTACAGGTAGCCGATGCTGGTGGCGATCATCATGAGGATGCTGAC
This region of Fibrobacterota bacterium genomic DNA includes:
- the pgsA gene encoding CDP-diacylglycerol--glycerol-3-phosphate 3-phosphatidyltransferase, which gives rise to MAEIPAGTAAAAGTESEQARLEPKRKAGRAWVLTKMGTFAATLVCLFLHKPLAGALFLSASLAMGFWASFKLQLEDIERPLALFWLELGEKLLGNLIFLAIFLNMLWDPNENFPTMLCAGLITLTLRNVFYLIFSIALLKEHRELPLKTIWSKITTLSLNVTMLLYTWNSEHYSRIMMVVSILMMIATSIGYLYFYYRDPQSRKPVSLATQVTFSRILLTPVFIWVFFYDNNLVYQDNHLVFKILAALLAIFFVISDGLDGYLARKRGEVSQLGKYLDPYSDKISNMGIFLCFLASGYAAVWMVAVIFFRESTVETLRTLGAASGVTIDARRSGKWKTALQGVAIITILVLEIVDTLLRRYAPHTPYWPDIWAYTPYALMSIVTLVTFLSGIDYFVANKKVLKEYF
- a CDS encoding TIGR02147 family protein, which produces MASLLLGAIYAMEAKPHIEEESPPNVYRYDDFRAFLKESFAWKKAQDSEYSYRRFAKDAGISNPGYLLDVILGKRTLSDNAIKKTVAAFGLNEAEGEFFKLLVDFGQSKKDAQRQEIYQEILYRRNRSRFARVSPHLVKYYQDFHYPLVYSALHAFEFRGDYEAFAAVFDPPIAPAALKKYIRELCEWELVKQGGDGRYLVTESFVEPPVTMGALVRRLNREWILQAAEAPFRFGTDERHVSTLLLSVSVDARKRLHGEIERFRREVLDIVAGDSGKPESLMQLSIQYFPKTKKRK
- a CDS encoding exo-alpha-sialidase; this encodes MSRNTRQSAQGKIILDEKQISISGITPLSTVSIESYLANGSRIYPASLLQSGNASQTALFAVSSKSHLSKVGANYTLYINATGYSGRQISVANTQSAVGTIKLLPLTVETGVWTNVTPAGFTLDFDFHGTSQNFGAMDVLADPVRPNDVYAFSCYQGVWKSTNAGVNWTKITATGVMDAGRAWGECIDLNPNRDPNTPPTMWACQGYGVSGIFKSTDGGVTWANYAIPFGGNANSDPYSPQVDPFDANHLITGIHEQSGVAESVDGGVTWHDASGDMNGGISWYPFFINTGSAATTRTTWIAIAQVQDGSAGTVRTTDGGTHWTKVSSNEHAHGGTQIYQAGAGGVVYISGDNAKEGKGISRSTDLGATWTHVGQDLSGGSVYGTPNHVYSSCNGATNAYQNPYFQVGDSNGQSFVWATSAVPAGMTNGPKVTAVTYDASIGKYVLVGGSWSAGIWRYIEP